From the genome of Vitis riparia cultivar Riparia Gloire de Montpellier isolate 1030 chromosome 11, EGFV_Vit.rip_1.0, whole genome shotgun sequence:
TGTATTTGATCCCTCCTGTTTGATGGAGAAGTTGAGAGAAACTCTAGTTAAAAGAAAACCTGATTAAAGCTTCCCATTTATTTTCACTAGGAATCATGGTTTCCATGTTTTGATTTGAATTCAGTATTTACCCTTAATCACTTCTATGGATTTCAGAACTACCGTGGAAGATTGAATCACATGCACACACCGGAATTTGTGAGGCAGTTTGAACAGGAACATCAAGGTATAAAGGCCTTCATAGAAAATGGGGTGTTCATAATTTTCTAGTACCTTGGGATGCTTTTAAGTTAATTCCTAACATAGACTCCTGTCTTTGATGCCAGTTAAATGGTTGGATATCCatgaaagaataaaaactaTGATCCGGTCCGTCTTTGAGTCAGCTGCAGTCGTTCATCCAGAGATGCATAGTCCTATGTCCAGGGCCATGTATGGCTTAGATGTCATGCTTGATTGCTCTTTCCAGCCGAAGTTATTGGAGGTATGTAACTAAACCAATATTTCCGCCCTCCTATGCTTCTTTGTAAAGTCCTTTCTGCTGATGCCGTTCGAAAATAATCGTGTTGTTTGCGAGTGTAGGTAACCTACTGTCCTGATTGCACTAGAGCCTGCAAGTATGACACAGAAGCTATATTTCGTGGTGGAGAGCCACTCAGAGCTCAGGACTTCTTCAATCATGTGTTTGGTTGCctctttttaaatgaaacaGCATATGTCACCAAATTATAACCGGAGGCTCCAAGGAAAGTGCATGTTGTAGGTGATCTTATAGCAAACCAGAAACTTTCCATCACAGGGCTTGCCTCTTATTTGTTATTCTGAATGGAGATTTACTTTGTCAAATGACTGCAAGGATTCTTACACTAGAGAAGTATACGAGCCAAAatgaaatgtttttctttacCTTGAGCCATTTGTATCTCATTTCCATAGACCTTGGTTCAAATAGAAGAATAGAGACGGCCACACTGATCAaccctaataaaaaaaactcatcaCAATGAAAGCTACTTCATAAACTGATATGTACATTGAACTGCCGTCTACACCCATGGCAGTGGCCTTTTTTTCCTCTAAGTCATCTcaagcaagaaaagaaaaggaaataggACAAGGTACAATACGGAGGGGTCAGTGGAATCAGTGAATACATTTGTTTAGGAAGCTGTGACAGGAGGCTTCATGCTGCTAGCTAGGTTCGCCTGAGAGATTTTGTTGATTTCTCAGGGTTGTTATCTTCTTTTGTAATTCAAGATTTGACATCCGCTCAACCTCCAATGCTCGCTCAAGCTTTTATCCATCCATTTATGAAGGTTGTATGAGTTTATAACAAGCAAAAATGAATCCAAGAGTGACCAATTAAAAAACTAGAATTGGAGTTGGTTAGTACCTTGGCTGCTCGGTTGCTCCATTCTCCTAGTATAGCTCTCAGCCTTTCATTCTCTTCAATATACTATCAAGTATCATCACCAAAAAAAAGGTACAAAAAAGATTAAGAACAGTAAATTTATCCAAGAGGTCTCACGCAAACAAGGATGAGAATCGTATATCTAAGTACTTTTGGATCAGTGTAGACATGACCCATGGATTAAAACCTCTTCAGTTTAGCCATAGATAAATCAAATTGCATTATCCTTTTTTAGGCTTTTTTTTAGCCCTTTGGTGTCTTCTTTATCGAGGTCAAATTTTAGCTGCTTTGATTATGTGCCACAGGTCGAGATCTTAAGAATTTATACGGGTACCTGATTGTTGGTGGTGCGGACTTGCTGGATCTCAGAGTCCCTCTCGGCAATCAAGGATCGAGCAAGACTGAGCTCAGACTGTATTTGATTCATCTGCGACATGGAAAACATTTTTCAGAATTTACCACAACACTTAAGGATATGAATTAGACAATGTATAATGCTATAATAGTAGTTTCTTCTAAAACTTTAATGCCTAAAGACAGCATGCTGATTTCTAGCTATCCTTGATAGGATTCAATCATTTTTCTCAGACCAGCTTTAACCATTAGATGGCAACTATTAACATACTTGACACTTATAAAGCTGTATTAAAGGAAATAGGTTTGGGTACCTGTAATTATCAAGCTTAGCCAGAAATACAATTACATCTTTTGATGTCCGAAAACAATCATTAAGCAGTCGGAACAAACCCTAGTCATCTTATACCTTGATCATttcactaaaaagaaaaagatttatcAACTTGCGGTTTCTTTGTTCTTGAATCTCATGGTCTTTATGTCGATGTTATTTGATCATGGAGTTTTATCACAGAACAATTTTCCCTCAGAACACCATAGACCATTGCACACatttaaatcaaaagaaatataataaattatgtaaGAGAATAAATCGAACAGCATTTTATTGTCAACATGAAGCAGGTTCATGAGCTAAATGGTGCAATCTTAATCAAGTTTACCTCAGCAGAAACTGTTCGCAATTCCTGATCACGAGCTGCTAAAAGATGGGCAAGATCAACCTGCCAAAAGAGCCAGTAGCAGCCTTTATTCTGACTATTCCACATATAACTAATTAACTTCTCTAATAAGAGAGAACCACACCAACTTAAGGCTAATTATGTTACAAGATCGAACAATATGTGAAATAAGTTGTAATTCAGACACAGGGTGTATAATTTTAGTCTTCAGGCTATGGTGCTACAGAGACTGCACCAGTTTGGAACTTGCAAGACAGAAAAACATATGTGCTTGTGGTGCTTACATTCCCTAGCACTTCTCATCTAGAAATAAAAGATTCTGAATGCCCAAGGAAAAAAGTACTTTTTTGGTCACATTTGAAGGGAAAATCTTATCGAACTGGTGACATATTTCCACATCTCCCCAAGCAGAATGTCAGAGCAATCGTTGAGGGATTTACTCAGAATGCAACTGgatttcattatgttttaaaactTAAGGTCTAAAAATGGATATATGTAAAGTCAGTTTGGTTATCACCTGAGGTGTGCTCCCATCATTTGACCGTTCATATTTACTTAAGCATTCTTGCAACCGGAGAATCTGCAGTGAATAGATGAGGTTCTGAAATTATTTACGAAGGATATTATCATTCAATTTTTATCTACATGGACTACTTTAATACAAAGTTGGAGCAGCACATTTGCTACAGTTTTTGTGCAACTACTCCATGCATCAGCCAGAACCAGAAGCAACTACAGGCTATATCAAATGCAATTGCTATACAATCACCACTGATCATGTTTTGATCATCATATACCTCCTCACtcaaaaaatgaagattttccCGCTGGTATTGCAACAAAGCCATTTGCTGGTCAGAGAGCCGACCACCCTCGTAATACCTGTTGCACCAAAAAACCCTCAATATATCATCACATATTGCACTAATTTAAATTGATAACTAACTCATAGCTAAAGTTCAAGTGgatatttattcattcttttgTAAGTCCCACAATCCTATCCCAACCCCTTGCCACTTGAGCTCTCCTCAAAGGCTCAAGTGGATATTTATATTGCTACCATGACTTTTGCTATTGCAGTTGTGTCCATTCAGACATGGAAAACTGCACCTGCAGCAATCAATGGTACTATCATGTAAAGGAGAAAGAAGAGTTTTCCTGCATTCTTAATGCATGCaaagaattttcattttcagtaAAGCAAAAACGCCTGATTTTTAGAGAAAGTGATTAAATAAAACATCTAATGAG
Proteins encoded in this window:
- the LOC117925036 gene encoding protein FIP1 isoform X2; the protein is MFHPIKSLGPSLLCSCDVAFLMITGAFQQYLVYQVQKIRLQGYYMFSQKLKHIVRLPFATTAYGTAAMLLVMVWKPHISILSISTILRIIMLVEAVCAASFMSVYIGYVYQYNSLNSQPDVLKSLYSPLQPSSSLEGLRYYEGGRLSDQQMALLQYQRENLHFLSEEILRLQECLSKYERSNDGSTPQVDLAHLLAARDQELRTVSAEMNQIQSELSLARSLIAERDSEIQQVRTTNNQYIEENERLRAILGEWSNRAAKLERALEVERMSNLELQKKITTLRNQQNLSGEPS